The following nucleotide sequence is from Anaerobiospirillum thomasii.
ATGGATCTGTCTTTAATGACAGGCATGAGTCTAAAGGAGGTTATAGACTACTATAAACTGCTAAAGTCAAAAGGTGTGTTTAAAGATCTTTAAAAGACATCTGTCTGCATGATTTTATGCAGACAGATAAAATATTTTAGAGCTTATAGCAAGGATAAAGCATCTTGTTTATAGCTGCATCTTTAAGATCACCTGTATCAGTCGCAGGGCCCTGCAGAAAATACCATGGATCCTGCTTTACATATGACTCAAAGATAAAGAAGAGATCACTAAGCAGTGCTGATGATACACTGCCACGCCCCAGGGTCACTGTCATGGTTTTATCACCATGCTGTGCCAGGGTAGTATCTATAGTATCGTTATTGTTTACTGTATTGTCACACAGGGCTCTGCAGAAATAATAAAAACTGCTCTCACACTCGTGTGTATCATAAACTGTGGTCCCTTTAAATTCCTTAAAGAAACGATATGGCACCTTTAATTTCTGATCCACACTGTAAAAAGCTGTAAGCCAGGCAAAACCAACACCAAGCATCAAAACTCTTGCGTTTTTATCCAGCATATAGCCTGCAATGCCATCTTCTATGTCAAAGCAGACATTGGAAAACTTAAGATTTGGTGCATCTGGCCCATCAATTATGTAGGAGAAAAGAGCATCAGCACTTCTGTAACCTATATGCTTGTGTATACAGTAATTGGCAAGTGAGCTTACCGCGCTTTGTGTATTTTTAATATCAAAGCTCTGGCCTTTACAATAACTGTAGGTAAAAGCCGGGAAAATAAGTGTGCCCTGCTCCCCTACATATTCACGCAAGGCCTTATAGTAAAATTCATCAAGATTGACAATATTGTCAGATGGCAGCCCTAAGGCAAATAAAGAGCTATGTACTAAAAGAGTATCTGCCTGTTTAACACCAAGGCGCTCTAGAGTTTTGAATAAATCATCTTTTGAAAAGGAATTTTGCAAAAATGATTTAGGATCAAACATAATATCTCCTTAAGAACTAAGCTCATTAAACAGAGCTTTTCTGTCAAGCTTGCCATTGGCATTGTATGGCATGCTCTCTTTGAAAATTATTTTAGATGGCAGCATATAAAAAGGCAGCATTTCTTTGAGCGTATTTATAATCTCTTTTTTATCTATGCTGTTATCTTTGCCATGTACCACAAGTGCAATACTTGCACTGCCAAGATTATCATACAAGGCTACGGCCGCACCTGATACTTTAAAGGCTGAAACAAAGGCCTCATCAATCTCAAGCAGTGAAACTCTAAAACCCTGAACCTTAACCTCATCATCAATACGGCCTTTATAGACAAGAACTCTCCTGTCATCAACCATGTCATAACAGCCAAGATCGCCTGTCCTGTAAAAACGTATGCCCTCATGCATAAAAAAGGCTGATGCGTTTTTAGCCTCGTTTTTATAATAGCCATTGCAGATCTGAGGACCACCTAAGCAGATCTCACCCTCATCCTTAGCTATTGTACCGTCAGCTGCGCGCAGTATGGCTACTGATCCTGAATAGATAGTACCTATAGGTACATTGCCAGAACGTTTATAATCACAAACTTTAAAATAACTTATGGCAACTGTGGCCTCAGTAGGTCCATATGAGTTATAAATTACACTGTTAACAGCACTGTAAGCCATATCCTTACAGACACTGTAAGGCAAAGCCTCACCAATAAAATTACATAACCTTAAAGTCTTTACCCCCCCCCATCTAAAAGTCCCATTTTCTTTAAATGCAGCACAGCAGATGGCACTAAGGTGACACAGCTTATCTGCTTTTTATCAAGGAAGGAGATAAAAGCAAAGAGATATTGCGGATACACTACAACAAGTGCGGCACCATGACTGAATGCACAGAAAATCTCACCCTGTGACAAATCAAAGGTAATATCTGAAACAAGAGCAATTCTATCCTCACTGCTGTAATTAAAGACTGCGCTTATGCCATCTAAATAAGCAGTCATATTATCAAAGCTGACCTCAACACCCTTTGGATCGCCTGTGGTACCTGAGGTAAAAATAATATATAAAGGATGGTATAAAGCTGCCTGTGCCTTACGCAGCTGTGCGTGCTGATAAGACTTATACTCAAGATCATGTGCATTAAAATCTATAACTCTTATATCGGCATTTGAACCATGCAGTATCTGTGCTGCGGTCTCATCAGTAACATAGACTTTAAGCTTTCTTTTAACTTCAGGCAGAATCTTTACAATAAGATTCAGACAGTTTTTTGAGACATAAATAGTATCAAGATCTGATTTTTCTATAATATAAATGAGCTTGTTAACAGGAAAACGCTGATTTAAAGGCACAAAGGTTCTAAGCGAGATAACAGATGCAAACAAAGTTACATAGGATAGAACATCCCTGTCACCTAATATTCCAACCTTCTGTGTTGCATCTAAATCAAAATTAGAGACAAACTCTAAAGCCTTTAAACCCAGATCCCTATAGCTTAAAATGCCATCATGACAGTCAAGAGCCTCTTTGTCCGCAAACTTCTCTACACACTCTAAAAACCTGTCCTTTACATGTAAAGTCACTACCTTTTCCCTCTATAACTTTTAACTCTCTTTAGTGCGCAGTGACAGAAGTTAACTTAAACTGCACATTCAAACACTTCCTCTATAGAAGATCTCTGCCATACTCCTCTATTAATAACGACAAAAGTAAATAAAAATTTATCTATTCACGGAGTCAGAATATCAGAATAAAAAGAACTGTGCCGCTATCAAGGTCTGAAATTACTATCATATCCTTACTGGCCACCTGCAGACGCGCACTATCTTCATGACAGTTATTTAACAATATTATCAGATGATAAAATTTAAAGAAAAAAATAAAGAACTGTGCACTAAAAGAGTATCTGCCTGTTTAACACCAAGGCGCTCTAGAGTTTTGAATAAATCATCTTTTGAAAAGGAATTTTGCAAAACTGATTTAGGATCAAACATAATATCTCCTTAAGAACTAAGCTCATTAAACAGAGCTTTTCTGTCAAGCTTGCCATTGGCATTGTATGGCATGCTCTCTTTGAAAATTATTTTAGATGGCAGCATATAAAAAGGCAGCATTTCTTTGAGCGTATTTATAATCTCTTTTTTATCTATGCTGTTATCTTTGCCATGTACCACAAGTGCAATACTTGCACTGCCAAGATTATCATACAAGGCTACGGCCGCACCTGATACTTTAAAGGCTGAAACAAAGGCCTCATCAATCTCAAGCAGTGAAACTCTAAAACCCTGAACCTTAACCTCATCATCAATACGGCCTTTATAGACAAGAACTCTCCTGTCATCAACCATGTCATAACAGCCAAGATCGCCTGTCCTGTAAAAACGCATGCCATCATGCATAAAAAAGGCTGATGCGTTTTTAGCCTCATTTTTATAATAGCCATTGCAGATCTGAGGACCACCTAAGCAGATCTCACCCTCATCCTTAGCTATTGTACCGTCAGCTGCGCGCAGTATGGCCACCGATCTGTCATACATAAAACCTATAGGAACATTGCCAGATTGCTTAAAATCATCCACTTTAAAATAACTTATAGCAACTGTAGCCTCGGTTGGACCATAGGTATTATAAAAATCAGCGTTAATTGCACTCTTGGACAGAGCCGCACAGGCAC
It contains:
- a CDS encoding AAC(3) family N-acetyltransferase; translation: MFDPKSFLQNSFSKDDLFKTLERLGVKQADTLLVHSSLFALGLPSDNIVNLDEFYYKALREYVGEQGTLIFPAFTYSYCKGQSFDIKNTQSAVSSLANYCIHKHIGYRSADALFSYIIDGPDAPNLKFSNVCFDIEDGIAGYMLDKNARVLMLGVGFAWLTAFYSVDQKLKVPYRFFKEFKGTTVYDTHECESSFYYFCRALCDNTVNNNDTIDTTLAQHGDKTMTVTLGRGSVSSALLSDLFFIFESYVKQDPWYFLQGPATDTGDLKDAAINKMLYPCYKL
- a CDS encoding AMP-binding protein translates to MCHLSAICCAAFKENGTFRWGGVKTLRLCNFIGEALPYSVCKDMAYSAVNSVIYNSYGPTEATVAISYFKVCDYKRSGNVPIGTIYSGSVAILRAADGTIAKDEGEICLGGPQICNGYYKNEAKNASAFFMHEGIRFYRTGDLGCYDMVDDRRVLVYKGRIDDEVKVQGFRVSLLEIDEAFVSAFKVSGAAVALYDNLGSASIALVVHGKDNSIDKKEIINTLKEMLPFYMLPSKIIFKESMPYNANGKLDRKALFNELSS
- a CDS encoding AMP-binding protein, which produces MTLHVKDRFLECVEKFADKEALDCHDGILSYRDLGLKALEFVSNFDLDATQKVGILGDRDVLSYVTLFASVISLRTFVPLNQRFPVNKLIYIIEKSDLDTIYVSKNCLNLIVKILPEVKRKLKVYVTDETAAQILHGSNADIRVIDFNAHDLEYKSYQHAQLRKAQAALYHPLYIIFTSGTTGDPKGVEVSFDNMTAYLDGISAVFNYSSEDRIALVSDITFDLSQGEIFCAFSHGAALVVVYPQYLFAFISFLDKKQISCVTLVPSAVLHLKKMGLLDGGG